A window of Sphingomonas adhaesiva contains these coding sequences:
- the gltX gene encoding glutamate--tRNA ligase, with product MSATDNPSTATAPKTGRVVTRFAPSPTGFLHIGGARTALFNLLFARHHGGTFLLRIEDTDRARSTQPAIDAILEGMRWLGLDWDGEEVYQFARAERHAEVARAMVEGGHAYRCYLTNEELAAMREEAQAAKKPLRIRSPWRERTDWPADKPYVVRLRAPSEGATTIHDRVQGEVTVQNAELDDLVLLRSDGTPTYMLAVVVDDHDMGVTHVIRGDDHLNNAFRQLPIYRANGWPEPVYAHIPLIHGPDGAKLSKRHGAVGIEAYRDEMGILPEALGNYLLRLGWGHGDDEIIAREEAIRWFELDSVGKSPSRFDIKKLENLNGHYIRASDDARLADLVAARLEFASDDTRRSILRAAMPALKPRAANLNELADGAAFLFASRPLAIDEAAAPLLAGAAPALLVRLHSALDAVHNWDTESTEAAVRQVAEDAGVKLGQVAQPLRVALTGRKTSPGIFDVLVLLGREESLARIADHMPRGE from the coding sequence GTGAGCGCAACCGATAATCCTTCGACCGCAACGGCCCCCAAGACCGGCCGCGTCGTGACGCGCTTCGCGCCGTCGCCCACCGGCTTCCTGCACATCGGCGGCGCGCGCACCGCGCTGTTCAACCTGCTGTTCGCGCGCCATCACGGCGGCACGTTCCTGCTGCGGATCGAGGATACCGATCGCGCGCGCTCGACCCAGCCTGCGATCGACGCGATCCTGGAGGGGATGCGCTGGCTGGGCCTCGATTGGGACGGCGAGGAGGTCTACCAGTTCGCGCGCGCGGAGCGGCATGCCGAGGTGGCGCGCGCGATGGTGGAGGGCGGGCACGCCTATCGCTGCTACCTGACGAACGAGGAGCTGGCCGCGATGCGCGAGGAAGCGCAGGCGGCGAAGAAGCCGTTGCGCATCCGCTCGCCGTGGAGGGAGCGGACCGACTGGCCGGCGGACAAGCCCTATGTCGTGCGGCTGCGCGCGCCTAGCGAGGGCGCGACGACGATCCACGACCGCGTCCAGGGCGAGGTGACGGTGCAGAATGCGGAGCTGGACGACCTGGTCCTGCTGCGTTCCGACGGCACGCCCACCTATATGCTCGCGGTGGTGGTCGACGACCATGACATGGGGGTGACCCACGTCATCCGCGGCGACGACCATCTGAACAACGCATTCCGGCAATTGCCGATCTATCGCGCGAACGGCTGGCCCGAGCCGGTCTATGCGCACATCCCGCTGATCCACGGGCCGGACGGCGCCAAGCTGTCGAAGCGGCACGGCGCGGTCGGGATCGAGGCGTATCGCGACGAGATGGGCATCCTGCCCGAGGCGCTGGGCAATTACCTGCTGCGGCTGGGCTGGGGGCATGGCGACGACGAGATCATCGCGCGCGAGGAGGCGATCCGCTGGTTCGAGCTCGATTCGGTCGGCAAGTCGCCGAGCCGGTTCGACATCAAGAAGCTGGAGAACCTGAACGGCCACTATATCCGCGCCAGCGACGATGCGCGGCTGGCGGATCTGGTGGCGGCGCGCCTGGAGTTCGCCTCCGACGATACCCGGCGTTCGATCCTGCGCGCGGCGATGCCCGCGCTGAAGCCGCGCGCCGCCAATCTGAACGAACTGGCCGATGGCGCCGCCTTCCTCTTCGCATCGCGCCCGCTCGCGATCGACGAGGCGGCGGCACCGCTGCTGGCGGGTGCGGCGCCCGCCTTGCTCGTACGGCTGCACAGCGCGCTTGACGCGGTGCACAACTGGGATACGGAGAGCACCGAAGCTGCGGTGCGGCAGGTGGCGGAGGATGCGGGCGTCAAGCTCGGTCAGGTCGCCCAGCCGCTCCGCGTCGCCCTCACCGGACGCAAGACGTCGCCCGGCATCTTCGACGTACTCGTCCTTCTAGGGCGCGAGGAAAGCCTGGCACGGATCGCCGACCATATGCCCCGCGGGGAATGA
- a CDS encoding ComEC/Rec2 family competence protein codes for MASIAAPAPSKAARVRQTVRVARDRCERWLEAERDQLVLWLPVMLGAGAAAWFVLPQTRDWIVALLCAAAVAAGAMAAGRGGRAAVAVATAAAMVALGLTLAWTRAERVAAPVLARPVVATLSGRVVRIEPLPARELTRVTLDRLRWQEAPDPAPVRIRVNLPSDVTPAGLTAGATLGLRARLMPPPAPAVPGAYDFARVAWFDGIGATGRGFAPIAIVSPGASDSGVRQRLTTHIQSRLPGSAGGIAAALATGDTGAIAEDDAEAMRRAGLAHLLSVSGLHITAAVGIVMWLAMRLLALWPRLALTGRIPLLAAALGALAAIGYTWITGAQVPTIRSCVAALMVLTALALGREAVTLRLVAVGALVVLLVWPEAIVSPSFQLSFAAVTAIIALHEHPRVRATLLPRDEGWARKLARHLAALLLTGVVVEVALMPIAAYHFHKAGLFGALANIVAIPLTTFVVMPAEAIALLLDAVGLGWPAWRVTEAATNLLLWIARTVAALPGAVTALPQMPPAAFGLMVAGGLWIALWRTRWRRAGIVPLAAGAAWALLIPAPDLIVSGDGRHLAWRDAAGGLSILRDRTGDYMRDTLAQGAGLDGEPALLSDTPGARCNRDLCSMERVAGDRRWRVLATRSGYLIPTMLLIPRCAAADVVVSDRRLPRRCRARWLTLDRTALTRTGGIAITFATARATTVNTAGDEHPWRRTEIDYRPSSPRQTPGITASRAASSRHPAGVARPPSPPQS; via the coding sequence ATGGCCAGTATCGCCGCGCCCGCCCCTAGCAAAGCCGCGCGCGTGCGACAAACGGTGCGCGTCGCGCGCGATCGCTGCGAGCGCTGGCTGGAGGCGGAACGCGACCAGCTGGTGCTGTGGCTGCCCGTGATGCTCGGCGCGGGGGCGGCGGCGTGGTTCGTCCTTCCGCAGACGCGTGACTGGATCGTGGCGCTGCTGTGCGCGGCAGCGGTCGCGGCGGGGGCGATGGCGGCCGGACGCGGCGGTCGCGCCGCGGTGGCCGTGGCGACGGCGGCGGCGATGGTCGCGCTGGGCCTGACGCTCGCCTGGACCCGCGCCGAGCGTGTCGCCGCGCCCGTTCTCGCTCGGCCGGTGGTGGCGACGCTGTCGGGCCGTGTCGTTCGCATCGAGCCGTTGCCCGCCCGCGAGCTGACGCGCGTCACGCTCGACCGGCTGCGCTGGCAGGAGGCGCCCGATCCCGCCCCGGTCCGTATCCGCGTGAACCTGCCGAGCGATGTCACTCCCGCCGGGCTGACCGCGGGGGCGACGCTCGGCCTTCGCGCCCGCCTGATGCCGCCGCCCGCGCCCGCCGTGCCCGGCGCCTATGACTTCGCCCGCGTCGCGTGGTTCGACGGCATCGGCGCGACCGGGCGCGGCTTCGCCCCGATCGCGATCGTGTCGCCGGGCGCAAGCGACTCCGGCGTGCGGCAGCGGTTGACCACGCACATCCAGTCGCGCTTGCCCGGCAGCGCGGGCGGGATCGCCGCCGCGCTCGCCACCGGCGACACCGGCGCCATTGCCGAGGACGATGCGGAGGCGATGCGCCGCGCCGGCCTCGCGCACCTGCTGTCGGTCAGCGGGCTGCACATCACCGCCGCGGTCGGGATCGTCATGTGGCTCGCGATGCGGTTGCTGGCATTGTGGCCGCGGCTTGCGCTCACGGGACGCATTCCCCTGCTCGCCGCCGCGCTCGGGGCGCTCGCCGCGATCGGCTACACCTGGATCACGGGCGCACAGGTACCGACGATCCGCAGCTGCGTCGCGGCGCTGATGGTTCTGACCGCGCTGGCGCTGGGGCGCGAGGCGGTGACGCTGCGGCTGGTGGCGGTGGGCGCGCTGGTCGTGCTGCTGGTCTGGCCGGAGGCGATCGTCAGCCCCAGCTTCCAGCTGTCGTTCGCCGCGGTCACCGCGATCATCGCCCTCCACGAGCATCCGCGGGTCCGCGCGACGCTCCTCCCACGTGACGAGGGGTGGGCGCGAAAGCTCGCGCGGCACCTCGCCGCGCTGCTGCTGACGGGGGTCGTCGTCGAGGTCGCGCTGATGCCGATCGCGGCCTATCATTTTCACAAGGCGGGACTGTTCGGCGCGCTGGCCAATATCGTCGCGATCCCGCTGACGACGTTCGTCGTGATGCCCGCCGAAGCGATCGCGCTCCTGCTCGACGCCGTCGGGCTCGGCTGGCCGGCGTGGCGCGTGACCGAGGCCGCGACGAACCTGCTGCTGTGGATCGCGCGGACGGTCGCGGCCTTGCCCGGCGCGGTGACCGCGCTGCCGCAGATGCCGCCGGCGGCGTTCGGCCTGATGGTCGCGGGCGGTCTGTGGATTGCGCTGTGGCGCACGCGGTGGCGCCGCGCGGGGATCGTCCCGCTGGCCGCGGGGGCTGCCTGGGCCTTGCTGATCCCCGCCCCCGACCTGATCGTCAGCGGCGACGGGCGTCATCTGGCGTGGCGCGACGCCGCCGGGGGCCTCTCGATCCTGCGCGATCGCACCGGCGACTATATGCGCGACACGCTGGCGCAGGGTGCGGGCCTGGACGGCGAGCCGGCGCTGCTGTCCGACACGCCGGGCGCGCGCTGCAACCGCGACCTCTGCTCGATGGAGCGCGTCGCCGGCGACCGGCGCTGGCGGGTTCTGGCGACCCGCAGCGGCTATCTGATCCCGACGATGCTGCTGATCCCCCGATGTGCCGCCGCGGACGTGGTGGTCAGCGACCGGCGCCTGCCCCGCCGTTGTCGGGCGCGCTGGCTGACGCTCGATCGCACCGCACTGACGCGCACCGGAGGGATCGCGATCACCTTCGCCACCGCACGCGCGACGACCGTCAACACGGCCGGCGACGAACATCCGTGGCGACGCACGGAGATCGACTATCGCCCGTCGTCACCACGGCAAACGCCCGGCATCACGGCATCCCGCGCCGCTTCATCGCGGCATCCCGCTGGTGTGGCGCGTCCCCCCTCGCCCCCTCAATCGTAG
- the lexA gene encoding transcriptional repressor LexA: MLTRKQHELICFIQDRLNESGVSPSFEEMKDALELKSKSGVHRLISALEERGYLRRLPNRARALEVLKSPERADAKRAPVAASPRRAVPEPANDVIEIPLHGRIAAGVPIEAFEGSTTLPVPAALLGSGEHFALEVSGDSMVEAGIFDGDYALIRRQDVAHDGEIVVALIEESEATLKYFRREGAMVRLDPANRSYDPQRYAPAQVRVQGKLAGLLRRYD; this comes from the coding sequence ATGCTGACGCGAAAGCAGCACGAGCTGATCTGCTTCATTCAGGACCGCTTGAACGAAAGCGGCGTCTCGCCGTCGTTCGAGGAGATGAAGGACGCGCTCGAGCTGAAGAGCAAGTCCGGTGTCCACCGCCTCATCAGCGCGCTGGAGGAGCGGGGGTATCTGCGCCGCCTGCCGAACCGCGCGCGTGCGCTGGAGGTGCTGAAGTCGCCCGAGCGCGCCGATGCGAAGCGCGCGCCGGTCGCGGCGTCGCCCCGGCGCGCGGTTCCCGAGCCCGCGAACGACGTGATCGAAATCCCGCTCCACGGCCGCATCGCCGCGGGTGTCCCGATCGAGGCGTTCGAGGGGTCGACCACCCTGCCGGTACCGGCGGCGCTGCTGGGCAGCGGCGAGCATTTCGCGCTGGAGGTATCGGGCGATTCGATGGTCGAGGCGGGAATCTTCGACGGCGACTATGCGCTGATCCGGCGGCAGGACGTGGCGCACGACGGGGAGATCGTGGTCGCACTGATCGAGGAGAGCGAGGCCACGCTCAAATATTTCCGTCGGGAGGGCGCGATGGTGCGGCTCGACCCGGCGAACCGCTCCTACGATCCGCAACGCTACGCGCCCGCGCAGGTGCGGGTCCAGGGCAAGCTGGCGGGTCTGCTGCGTCGCTACGATTGA
- a CDS encoding molybdopterin molybdotransferase MoeA gives MSLLPVAEAQARVLALGTPVAAETVSLIEAIGRWSLVPVVARRTQPSCDLSAMDGYALRFADLGGSLRVIGESAAGAAFAGTVSAGEAVRIFTGAAMPAGADTVLVQEEARRDGDLLALDGEGPAHAGRNVRRRGLDFTQGDVLVEAGERLTAARLAVAATGGAGRVTVARRVRVALAATGDELVEPGGEAGDALPESNRLLLRALLAALPVEIVDLGILPDRLDVLTRAFADVAADVLVTTGGASVGDHDLVRPALEGAGVTLDFWRIALRPGKPMLAGRRADGMAVVGLPGNPVSAFVTALLFVRPLVAHLAGARDPYPVTTRAVLGEDLPANNERTDYLRAVLRDGRAYASAIQDSSMLRTLSRASCLIVRPAGAAPARAGDSAEVLMLA, from the coding sequence ATGTCCCTTCTACCCGTTGCCGAGGCCCAGGCCCGCGTCCTCGCGCTCGGGACGCCCGTGGCGGCGGAGACGGTGTCGCTGATCGAGGCGATCGGGCGCTGGTCGCTGGTGCCGGTCGTGGCACGGCGGACGCAGCCGTCGTGCGATCTGTCGGCGATGGACGGCTATGCGCTGCGGTTCGCGGACCTCGGCGGATCGCTGCGAGTGATCGGGGAAAGCGCCGCGGGCGCGGCGTTCGCGGGCACGGTGTCGGCGGGTGAGGCGGTGCGGATCTTCACCGGCGCGGCGATGCCCGCCGGGGCGGATACGGTGCTGGTGCAGGAGGAGGCGCGTCGGGACGGCGACCTGCTGGCGCTGGACGGGGAGGGGCCGGCGCATGCGGGGCGCAACGTGCGGCGGCGCGGGCTGGATTTCACGCAGGGCGACGTGCTGGTCGAGGCCGGCGAGCGGCTGACCGCGGCGCGGCTGGCCGTGGCGGCGACCGGCGGGGCGGGGCGGGTGACGGTCGCGCGCCGCGTGCGCGTCGCGCTGGCGGCGACCGGGGACGAGCTGGTCGAGCCGGGCGGGGAGGCGGGGGATGCGCTGCCCGAGTCGAACCGGCTGCTGCTGCGCGCGCTGCTCGCGGCCCTGCCGGTCGAGATCGTCGATCTGGGAATATTGCCCGACCGGCTGGACGTGCTGACGCGCGCCTTCGCCGATGTCGCGGCGGACGTGCTGGTGACGACGGGCGGGGCGTCGGTGGGCGACCATGATCTGGTGCGGCCGGCGCTGGAGGGGGCGGGGGTGACGCTCGACTTCTGGCGGATCGCGCTGCGCCCGGGCAAGCCGATGCTCGCGGGTCGCCGCGCGGACGGGATGGCGGTGGTCGGGCTGCCGGGCAATCCGGTGTCGGCGTTCGTCACCGCGCTGCTCTTCGTGCGGCCGCTGGTGGCGCATCTGGCGGGCGCGCGCGATCCGTATCCGGTGACGACGCGCGCGGTGCTGGGGGAGGATCTGCCCGCCAACAACGAGCGTACCGACTATCTGCGCGCGGTCCTGCGCGACGGGCGCGCCTATGCCTCTGCGATTCAAGACAGTTCGATGCTGCGCACGCTGTCGCGCGCGTCGTGCCTGATCGTGCGCCCCGCCGGAGCCGCGCCGGCGCGCGCTGGCGACTCGGCGGAAGTGCTGATGCTTGCTTGA